Proteins encoded in a region of the Mycolicibacterium chitae genome:
- a CDS encoding S26 family signal peptidase has protein sequence MRPTLSPGDGLLGWRGGRPRTGQVRIFQDPTLPSRWLVKRVGAVRGAGRETSFEARSDNPTAPGVVDSRQFGWVAASDSYRLIFTARAKTG, from the coding sequence ATGCGGCCGACGCTGAGCCCCGGCGACGGCCTGCTGGGCTGGCGGGGCGGGCGTCCCCGGACCGGTCAGGTGCGGATCTTCCAGGACCCGACGCTGCCGTCGCGCTGGTTGGTCAAGCGGGTGGGCGCGGTGCGCGGCGCGGGCCGCGAGACGAGTTTCGAGGCCCGCTCGGACAATCCCACCGCCCCCGGGGTGGTCGATTCACGACAGTTCGGGTGGGTGGCCGCCTCGGACAGCTACCGGCTGATCTTCACGGCGCGGGCGAAAACGGGTTGA
- a CDS encoding DUF2470 domain-containing protein has protein sequence MTLATTPGPTTAERIRSACMRAQSALIALDGAEPETVGVHHLLADGSFAVAVPINGVAAGNVVAAGAGGVQAVLELTDYAPLPLREPVRSLVWIRGRMFSVPEAMMRATLDVVAAEDPNPALLQVGTEYALLRLEIDSVVVADATGAESVALGALLEARPDPFCAMETCWLRHIDSDHRDIVDRLAAKLPRPLRGGQVRPLGLDRYGVRLRVEGDDGDHDVRLPFTRPVDDVTGLSQAIRILMGCPFVNGLRARRTT, from the coding sequence ATGACACTGGCGACGACCCCCGGCCCCACGACGGCGGAACGCATTCGCAGCGCCTGCATGCGCGCCCAGAGCGCGCTGATCGCACTCGACGGCGCCGAGCCGGAAACGGTGGGCGTGCACCACCTGCTCGCCGACGGATCCTTCGCGGTCGCGGTCCCCATCAACGGCGTCGCGGCCGGCAACGTCGTCGCGGCGGGAGCCGGCGGCGTGCAGGCCGTCCTCGAGCTCACCGACTACGCGCCGCTGCCGCTGCGCGAACCGGTGCGCTCGCTGGTCTGGATCCGCGGCCGGATGTTCAGCGTCCCCGAGGCGATGATGCGCGCGACGCTCGACGTGGTCGCCGCCGAGGACCCCAATCCCGCGCTGCTGCAGGTCGGCACCGAGTACGCGCTGCTGCGCCTCGAGATCGACTCCGTGGTGGTCGCCGACGCGACCGGCGCCGAGTCGGTGGCCCTCGGCGCGCTGCTCGAGGCCCGCCCGGACCCGTTCTGCGCCATGGAGACCTGCTGGCTGCGCCACATCGACTCCGATCACCGCGACATCGTCGACCGGCTGGCCGCCAAGCTGCCCCGGCCGCTACGCGGCGGTCAGGTACGCCCGCTGGGCCTGGATCGCTACGGGGTGCGCCTGCGTGTCGAGGGCGACGACGGCGATCACGACGTGCGGCTGCCGTTCACCCGCCCCGTCGACGACGTCACCGGCCTGAGCCAGGCCATCCGGATCCTGATGGGCTGCCCCTTCGTCAACGGCCTGCGCGCCCGCCGAACCACCTAG
- a CDS encoding ferritin, with product MTSSPDTFHDLLAEQVGNEFTAAQQYTAVAVYFDGEDLPQLAKRFYRQAIEERNHAMMIVRYLLDQGVPVRIPPVPAVTTEFASVREPVELALNQEREVTEQVTRLARAARDSGDYLGEQFMGWFLKEQVEEVAAMTTLLTVVDRAGDNLFHLENFVDRELSSTPADDPTAPTPAGGAVTLRAERSS from the coding sequence GTGACGAGCTCCCCGGACACCTTCCATGACCTGCTGGCCGAGCAGGTCGGCAACGAGTTCACCGCCGCCCAGCAATACACCGCGGTGGCGGTGTACTTCGACGGCGAGGACCTGCCGCAGCTGGCCAAGCGCTTCTACCGGCAGGCGATCGAGGAACGCAACCACGCGATGATGATCGTGCGCTATCTGCTTGACCAGGGCGTGCCCGTGCGGATCCCACCCGTGCCGGCGGTCACCACGGAGTTCGCCTCGGTCCGCGAGCCGGTGGAGTTGGCGCTCAACCAGGAGCGCGAGGTCACCGAGCAGGTCACCCGGCTGGCCCGCGCCGCCCGCGACAGCGGCGACTATCTGGGCGAGCAGTTCATGGGCTGGTTCCTCAAGGAACAGGTCGAGGAGGTCGCCGCGATGACGACGCTGCTGACCGTCGTCGACCGCGCCGGCGACAACCTGTTCCACCTGGAGAACTTCGTCGATCGGGAACTGAGCTCGACCCCGGCCGACGATCCGACCGCACCCACCCCCGCCGGCGGTGCCGTCACGCTGCGCGCGGAGCGATCCAGCTAA
- a CDS encoding metallopeptidase family protein, with amino-acid sequence MPVEMSDARFEELVGDALDRIPPKLAAALDNVVVLVEDRNPEEPDLLGLYEGIALTERDSTYAGALPDAIFIYRGALLDMCASEAEVIDEVRITVVHEIAHHFGIDDERLHELGWA; translated from the coding sequence ATGCCGGTCGAAATGAGCGACGCGCGCTTCGAGGAGTTGGTGGGCGACGCCCTGGATCGCATCCCACCGAAGCTCGCCGCCGCACTGGACAACGTGGTGGTGCTCGTCGAGGACCGCAATCCCGAGGAGCCCGATCTGCTCGGGTTGTACGAGGGCATCGCCCTGACCGAACGCGACAGCACCTACGCCGGCGCGCTGCCGGATGCCATCTTCATCTACCGCGGCGCGCTGCTGGACATGTGCGCCTCGGAGGCCGAGGTCATCGACGAGGTGCGAATCACCGTCGTCCACGAGATCGCCCACCACTTCGGCATCGACGACGAGCGCCTGCACGAACTGGGCTGGGCCTGA
- a CDS encoding DUF4328 domain-containing protein, giving the protein MIQVCSSCSTRWNVRDKQRAWCPRCQGRLLPPAASETAAPGAGSGWSRPAQPGGAAPSGGQSAKLPPGLRWIAVRPGAPPPPPARKRPLGPTPRYDFIPRWSLPDPVTFGVEPSAPPITGPTPTQVRRVLTATTAVLAAAALIYLIRYVLLLVNRTVLINSLIAAGATLLGILASVAALAAVITCWVVLTRWLIARRTQLFAHLGRTDRPSRALWAGCMVPLVNLFWAPVFVIETASLEGLYRRLRKPILVWWLLWVLSAVVSVIAFLTLFTFGWFSVALNTSGQGVADNTVAMICAYLAALAAVLALDRVYRGFEAKPVERAAHRWVVVGGAPAPAAPGSDFGRPVEPTDREPAA; this is encoded by the coding sequence GTGATCCAGGTCTGTTCCTCCTGCAGCACCCGGTGGAACGTCCGCGACAAGCAGCGGGCGTGGTGCCCGCGGTGCCAGGGCAGGCTGCTGCCGCCCGCGGCGTCCGAGACCGCGGCGCCCGGGGCCGGCTCCGGCTGGAGCCGACCCGCCCAACCCGGCGGCGCGGCCCCGAGCGGCGGTCAGTCGGCCAAGCTGCCACCCGGATTGCGCTGGATCGCGGTGCGCCCGGGCGCACCGCCCCCACCCCCGGCCCGCAAGCGCCCGCTGGGACCCACGCCGCGCTACGACTTCATCCCGCGCTGGAGCCTGCCGGATCCCGTCACGTTCGGCGTGGAGCCGTCGGCCCCGCCGATCACCGGGCCCACGCCCACTCAGGTCCGGCGCGTCCTGACCGCCACCACCGCGGTCCTCGCGGCCGCCGCGCTGATCTACCTGATCCGCTACGTCCTGCTGCTGGTGAACCGGACGGTGCTGATCAACTCGCTGATCGCCGCCGGCGCCACGCTGCTGGGCATCCTGGCCAGCGTCGCAGCGCTGGCCGCCGTCATCACCTGCTGGGTGGTGCTGACCCGCTGGCTGATCGCGCGCCGCACCCAACTGTTCGCGCACCTGGGCCGCACCGACCGGCCGAGCCGGGCACTGTGGGCCGGCTGCATGGTCCCGTTGGTCAACCTGTTCTGGGCGCCGGTGTTCGTCATCGAGACGGCGAGCCTCGAGGGGCTCTACCGGCGGTTGCGCAAGCCGATTCTGGTCTGGTGGTTGTTGTGGGTGCTGAGCGCGGTGGTGTCGGTGATCGCGTTCCTGACGCTGTTCACGTTCGGCTGGTTCAGCGTCGCCCTGAACACCTCGGGGCAGGGCGTCGCGGACAACACCGTCGCGATGATCTGCGCCTATCTGGCCGCGCTGGCCGCGGTGCTGGCGCTGGACCGGGTGTACCGCGGGTTCGAGGCCAAGCCGGTGGAACGAGCGGCGCACCGGTGGGTGGTGGTCGGCGGCGCCCCGGCGCCCGCCGCGCCGGGCAGCGATTTCGGCCGTCCGGTTGAGCCGACGGACCGGGAACCGGCAGCATAG
- a CDS encoding CPBP family intramembrane glutamic endopeptidase, with product MSAPDALSAHDRRALRIEVFVVLAVTFGLSAVTATLQLIDFVLRGLAGQTVALNPRRSYFDLIDLGLNLAYITQLCAWGALAVYLLWRSGYTAERIGLGRLRFRPDLLGGLGLAALIGIPGLALYVASRALGLSAAVVPTELGDTWWRTPVLLLVSFANGWAEEVVVVGYLLTRLRQFRVNPVTALIASSVLRGLYHLYQGFGAGLGNLAMGLIFGYVWQRTGRLWPLIIAHGVIDAVAFVGYALLAPHLGWLGIDPPAAT from the coding sequence GTGAGCGCACCCGACGCCCTGAGCGCCCACGACCGGCGCGCACTGCGCATCGAGGTGTTCGTCGTCCTGGCGGTCACGTTCGGGCTCAGCGCCGTCACCGCCACGCTGCAGCTGATCGACTTCGTGCTGCGCGGCCTGGCCGGCCAGACGGTGGCGCTCAACCCCAGGCGGTCCTACTTCGACCTCATCGACCTGGGCCTGAACCTGGCCTACATCACCCAGCTGTGCGCCTGGGGCGCGCTGGCCGTCTACCTGCTGTGGCGCAGCGGCTATACCGCCGAACGAATCGGCCTGGGCCGCCTGCGATTCCGGCCCGATCTGCTCGGCGGGCTCGGGCTGGCCGCGCTGATCGGGATTCCCGGGCTGGCGCTCTACGTGGCGTCGCGGGCGCTGGGGCTCAGCGCGGCGGTGGTGCCGACCGAGCTCGGCGACACCTGGTGGCGGACCCCCGTGCTGCTGCTGGTGTCCTTCGCCAACGGCTGGGCCGAGGAGGTCGTGGTGGTGGGCTACCTGCTCACCCGGCTGCGCCAGTTCCGGGTCAATCCGGTGACCGCGCTGATCGCCTCGAGCGTGCTGCGCGGGCTCTACCACCTGTATCAGGGCTTCGGGGCGGGGCTCGGCAACCTGGCGATGGGTCTGATCTTCGGCTACGTGTGGCAGCGCACCGGACGGCTGTGGCCGCTGATCATCGCGCACGGCGTGATCGACGCCGTGGCCTTCGTCGGGTACGCGTTGCTGGCGCCGCACCTGGGCTGGCTGGGCATAGATCCGCCTGCCGCGACGTAA
- a CDS encoding LCP family protein: MNDDRPRRGQPQRPAGPARRPPPHGEPSQVIRRDPHHRPPPPRGFPAQTPPQPPPTRPGPPPAWQPPPPPRPAPPPPRRRPPPPPPARSNPTPRPAAPLPRSRKSAKPATPPPPAPTPRKPRKRRPWGRILLVLLLLAGGGVVGIGVWFDRSLHRIDALISYPDRPAAGRGTTWLLVGSDGRSDLSPEQQADLSTGGDLGTGRTDTILLVHLPGLGSSTPTTLVSIPRDSYVPVPGYGSDKINAAYTLGGPQLLTQTVEQATGLRIDHYAEIGFGGFAVLVDALGGVEVCPAEPISDPLAGIELPAGCQLLDGRTALGFVRSRATPRADLDRMVNQRQFMSALLHRAASPAVWLNPWRWYAVPRAAADAITVNTDDHVWDLARLGWALRGSPVTVTVPIGSYSSTSSGAVVSWDDETAGALFAALAADAPVPQSVLDAQP, from the coding sequence GTGAACGACGACCGCCCCCGCCGCGGGCAGCCGCAGCGGCCCGCCGGCCCGGCCCGTCGTCCACCGCCGCACGGCGAACCGTCGCAGGTGATCCGCCGCGACCCGCACCACCGCCCGCCCCCGCCCCGCGGCTTCCCCGCGCAGACGCCACCGCAACCGCCCCCGACCCGGCCCGGGCCCCCGCCGGCCTGGCAGCCGCCGCCCCCACCCCGGCCGGCGCCCCCACCCCCGCGTCGGCGACCGCCACCCCCGCCGCCCGCGCGGTCCAACCCGACGCCGCGTCCGGCCGCGCCGCTGCCCCGCAGCCGCAAGTCCGCCAAGCCGGCCACCCCGCCCCCGCCGGCGCCGACCCCGCGCAAACCCCGCAAGCGCCGCCCCTGGGGCCGCATCCTGCTGGTCCTACTGCTGCTCGCCGGCGGCGGCGTGGTGGGCATCGGCGTCTGGTTCGACCGTTCCCTGCACCGCATCGACGCCCTGATCAGCTATCCGGACCGGCCCGCCGCCGGCCGCGGCACCACCTGGTTGCTGGTCGGGTCCGACGGCCGCAGCGACCTGTCGCCGGAACAGCAGGCGGACCTGTCCACCGGTGGCGACCTGGGCACCGGCCGCACCGACACCATCCTGCTGGTGCACCTGCCCGGGTTGGGCTCGAGCACGCCGACCACCCTGGTGTCGATCCCGCGGGACTCCTACGTGCCGGTCCCCGGCTACGGCAGCGACAAGATCAACGCGGCCTACACCCTGGGCGGACCGCAGCTGCTGACCCAGACCGTCGAACAGGCCACCGGCCTGCGCATCGACCACTACGCCGAGATCGGCTTCGGCGGCTTCGCGGTGCTGGTCGACGCGCTCGGCGGGGTCGAGGTCTGCCCGGCCGAGCCGATCAGCGATCCGCTGGCCGGCATCGAACTGCCCGCCGGCTGCCAGCTGCTCGACGGCCGCACCGCCCTGGGCTTCGTGCGCAGCCGCGCCACCCCGCGCGCGGACCTGGACCGCATGGTCAACCAGCGTCAGTTCATGTCCGCGCTGCTGCACCGCGCCGCCAGCCCGGCCGTGTGGTTGAACCCGTGGCGCTGGTACGCGGTGCCGCGCGCGGCGGCCGACGCGATCACCGTCAACACCGACGACCACGTCTGGGACCTGGCCCGGTTGGGCTGGGCGCTGCGCGGGTCCCCGGTCACGGTGACGGTGCCGATCGGTTCCTACAGCTCCACCAGTTCCGGCGCGGTGGTCAGCTGGGACGACGAGACGGCCGGCGCGTTGTTCGCAGCGCTGGCCGCCGACGCCCCGGTCCCGCAGTCGGTGCTGGATGCGCAGCCGTGA
- a CDS encoding histidine phosphatase family protein produces the protein MSGRLVLVRHGQTYGNVEKRLDTLPPGAELTPLGRDQARTFARTAPTPPALLGHSIAVRAQQTAAEIAGLLGVDPLEYSDIHEVQVGELENRNDDDAVEEFNRIYRRWHEGELGLPMPGGESGADVLDRYVPVVDDLRRRYLDDDSFSGDIVVVSHGAAIRLVGAVLSGVDSVFALENHLANAESVVLAPVTDGRWSCVHWGAAGPPLTPQPTAAQTQAEDTARTPDPMG, from the coding sequence GTGAGCGGACGGCTGGTACTCGTCCGGCACGGCCAGACCTACGGCAACGTCGAAAAGCGCCTCGACACCCTCCCGCCCGGGGCCGAACTGACCCCGCTGGGCCGGGATCAGGCGCGCACGTTCGCGCGCACCGCGCCGACCCCGCCGGCGCTGCTGGGGCACTCGATCGCGGTGCGCGCCCAGCAGACCGCGGCCGAGATCGCCGGGCTGCTCGGGGTGGACCCGCTGGAGTATTCCGACATCCACGAGGTACAGGTGGGTGAGCTGGAGAACCGCAACGACGACGACGCGGTCGAGGAGTTCAACCGGATCTACCGGCGCTGGCACGAGGGCGAACTCGGCCTGCCGATGCCGGGCGGTGAGAGCGGCGCCGACGTGCTGGACCGCTACGTCCCGGTGGTCGACGACCTACGCCGGCGCTACCTCGACGACGACAGCTTCAGCGGTGACATCGTGGTCGTCAGCCACGGGGCGGCGATCCGGCTGGTCGGTGCGGTGCTCTCCGGCGTCGACTCGGTCTTCGCGCTGGAGAACCACCTGGCCAACGCCGAATCGGTGGTGCTGGCGCCGGTCACCGACGGCCGTTGGAGCTGCGTGCACTGGGGTGCCGCGGGACCGCCGCTGACCCCGCAGCCCACGGCCGCGCAGACTCAGGCCGAGGACACCGCGCGCACGCCCGACCCGATGGGCTGA
- a CDS encoding septum formation family protein, with product MRTLHARSTRRVLVLTALGALLFAGLVTALPVGSNRGGLTSYLETNPVPATGTRGTEAFNNAKTGDCLNWPEGVPDEATVVDCTEEHRFEVAESVDMRTFPGSEYGPDAAPPSPARIQQISQEQCQAAVRHYLGHRYDPNSRFTTSMLWSGDKAWSKHGERRMLCGLQLPGPDGGQLAFQGKVAEVDQSKVWPAGTCLGIDPTSNQPTDIPVDCASPHAMEVTGSVNLGERFPDGLPPEDEQDEFIKDTCTRLTDEYLAPLQLRTTTLTLIYSTISLPSWSAGSHQVACSIGATLGNGGWATLVNDAKGPLLINGQPPVPPPDIPEERLNLPPIPMPGSSGGQNYGSSQSSGSSSGSSSGSGSSSGSSSGSSSQGGQHLPQQAPATQAQTQAPEPEPQAEPNPPPEAPAAPPPPPADAPPPPPPPAPAPEGPPAGPAPGPAPPA from the coding sequence ATGCGCACCCTGCACGCCCGCTCGACGCGGCGGGTACTGGTACTGACGGCGCTGGGCGCGCTGCTGTTCGCCGGCCTCGTGACGGCCCTGCCGGTCGGCAGCAACCGCGGCGGGCTCACCAGCTACCTCGAGACCAACCCGGTGCCCGCCACCGGCACCCGCGGCACCGAGGCGTTCAACAACGCCAAGACCGGCGACTGCCTGAACTGGCCCGAGGGCGTTCCCGACGAGGCCACGGTGGTGGACTGCACCGAGGAACACCGCTTCGAGGTCGCCGAGTCCGTGGACATGCGGACCTTCCCCGGCTCCGAGTACGGCCCGGACGCCGCGCCGCCCTCGCCGGCGCGCATCCAGCAGATCAGCCAGGAGCAGTGCCAGGCCGCGGTGCGCCACTACCTGGGCCACCGCTACGACCCCAACAGCCGCTTCACCACCAGCATGCTGTGGTCGGGCGACAAGGCGTGGAGCAAGCACGGCGAGCGCCGCATGCTCTGCGGCCTGCAACTGCCCGGACCCGACGGCGGCCAGCTGGCGTTCCAGGGCAAGGTCGCCGAGGTCGACCAGTCGAAGGTGTGGCCGGCCGGGACCTGCCTGGGCATCGACCCGACCAGCAACCAGCCCACCGACATCCCGGTGGACTGCGCCTCCCCGCACGCCATGGAGGTCACCGGCTCGGTGAACCTCGGCGAGCGGTTCCCGGACGGGCTGCCGCCGGAGGACGAGCAGGACGAGTTCATCAAGGACACCTGCACCCGGCTGACCGACGAGTACCTGGCGCCGCTGCAGCTGCGCACCACCACGCTGACCCTGATCTACAGCACGATCTCGCTGCCCAGCTGGTCGGCCGGCAGCCACCAGGTGGCCTGCAGCATCGGGGCGACGCTGGGCAACGGCGGCTGGGCCACCCTGGTCAACGACGCCAAGGGGCCGCTGCTGATCAACGGCCAGCCGCCGGTCCCGCCGCCGGACATCCCGGAGGAGCGGCTCAACCTCCCGCCGATCCCGATGCCGGGTTCGTCGGGCGGCCAGAACTACGGCTCGTCACAGTCGTCGGGCTCGTCGTCGGGCTCGTCGTCGGGCTCCGGTTCCTCCTCGGGGTCCTCCTCGGGGTCGTCCTCGCAGGGCGGCCAGCATCTGCCCCAGCAGGCGCCCGCCACCCAGGCGCAGACCCAGGCCCCCGAACCCGAACCGCAGGCCGAGCCCAACCCGCCGCCCGAGGCGCCCGCAGCACCGCCGCCGCCCCCGGCGGACGCACCACCGCCACCGCCCCCGCCGGCTCCGGCTCCGGAGGGCCCGCCGGCCGGTCCGGCCCCCGGGCCCGCGCCGCCGGCCTGA
- the pheA gene encoding prephenate dehydratase has translation MTAIAYLGPQGTFTEAALGGMTAAGLVPGRPEVQPLALDSTPAALEAVRAGTAEYACVPIENSIEGSVLPTMDALAAGTALQIFAEYTLDVAFSIVVAPGTRAADVRTVAAFPVAAAQVRRWLRDNLPQAEVIPAISNAAAAADVRGGAADAGVSTALAAQRYELATLADGVVDEANARTRFVLVGRPAPPPTRTGADRTSVVLKLDNVPGALVSALTEFSMRDIDLTRIESRPTRVELGTYVFFLDCVGHIEDSAVAEALTALHRRCEDVRYLGSWPTGSAVGAAPPQLDDAERWLSRLQKGEPA, from the coding sequence GTGACCGCCATCGCCTACCTCGGCCCGCAGGGCACGTTCACCGAAGCGGCACTGGGCGGCATGACCGCCGCCGGGCTGGTCCCGGGACGGCCCGAGGTTCAGCCGTTGGCCCTCGACAGCACCCCGGCCGCGCTCGAGGCGGTCCGCGCCGGGACGGCGGAGTACGCCTGCGTGCCGATCGAGAACTCGATCGAGGGGTCGGTGCTGCCGACCATGGACGCGCTGGCGGCCGGTACGGCGCTGCAGATCTTCGCCGAGTACACCCTCGACGTGGCGTTCAGCATCGTCGTCGCCCCAGGGACCCGGGCCGCCGATGTCCGCACGGTGGCGGCGTTCCCGGTGGCCGCCGCGCAGGTGCGCCGCTGGCTGCGGGACAACCTGCCGCAGGCCGAGGTGATCCCGGCCATCTCGAACGCCGCGGCCGCGGCCGACGTGCGCGGCGGCGCCGCCGACGCCGGGGTCAGCACCGCGCTGGCCGCGCAGCGCTACGAGTTGGCCACGCTGGCCGACGGCGTGGTCGACGAGGCCAATGCGCGCACCCGCTTCGTGCTGGTGGGCCGGCCCGCGCCGCCGCCGACGCGCACGGGCGCCGACCGCACGTCGGTGGTGCTCAAGCTGGACAACGTCCCCGGTGCGCTGGTCAGCGCGCTGACCGAGTTCAGCATGCGCGACATCGACCTGACCCGGATCGAGTCCCGCCCGACCCGGGTGGAGCTGGGCACCTACGTGTTCTTCCTCGACTGCGTGGGCCATATCGAGGACAGCGCGGTGGCCGAGGCACTTACCGCGCTGCACCGTCGTTGTGAAGATGTGCGATATCTCGGATCATGGCCCACAGGATCGGCGGTCGGCGCGGCCCCGCCACAACTCGACGACGCGGAACGCTGGCTGAGCCGGCTGCAAAAGGGAGAACCGGCGTGA
- a CDS encoding glycerophosphodiester phosphodiesterase yields the protein MDPAGEAPAAHPFVVAHRGASADRPEHTVAAYELALQEGADGVECDVRLTRDGHLVCIHDRRVDRTSSGTGLVSEMSLSELRRLDFGAWHGSWRDDGSLGDTGLLTLEELVRLVLDFKRPVKLFIETKHPVRYGGLVESKVLALLHRFGIASPASADLSRAVVMSFSAAAVWRIRRAAPMLPTVLLGETSRYLGGGAATTVGATAVGPSIGTLREHPELVDRAAAQGRALYCWTVDHYEDVRFCADQGVAWLATNHPGRTKDWLQNGLTGAGRD from the coding sequence ATGGATCCGGCCGGCGAAGCGCCCGCAGCCCACCCCTTCGTGGTGGCGCACCGCGGCGCGTCGGCGGATCGGCCCGAGCACACGGTGGCGGCCTACGAGCTGGCCCTGCAGGAGGGGGCCGACGGGGTCGAGTGCGACGTTCGGCTGACCCGCGACGGCCACCTGGTGTGCATCCACGATCGTCGGGTGGACCGCACCTCGTCGGGCACCGGGCTGGTCAGCGAGATGAGCCTGAGCGAGCTGCGCCGGTTGGACTTCGGCGCCTGGCACGGCAGTTGGCGCGACGACGGCAGCCTGGGCGACACCGGCCTGCTGACCCTCGAGGAACTGGTGCGGCTGGTGCTCGATTTCAAGCGGCCGGTCAAGCTGTTCATCGAGACCAAGCACCCGGTGCGCTACGGCGGGCTGGTGGAGAGCAAGGTGCTGGCGCTGCTGCACCGGTTCGGGATCGCCTCGCCGGCCTCCGCGGACCTGTCGCGCGCGGTCGTCATGTCGTTCTCCGCGGCCGCGGTGTGGCGGATCCGGCGGGCCGCGCCGATGCTGCCCACCGTGCTCCTCGGCGAGACGTCGCGCTACCTCGGCGGCGGCGCGGCCACGACGGTCGGCGCGACCGCGGTGGGCCCGTCGATCGGCACGCTGCGCGAGCATCCGGAACTCGTCGACCGCGCGGCCGCCCAGGGGCGCGCGCTGTACTGCTGGACCGTCGACCACTACGAGGACGTGCGGTTCTGCGCGGACCAGGGGGTGGCGTGGCTGGCGACCAACCACCCCGGCCGCACCAAGGACTGGCTGCAGAACGGGCTGACCGGCGCCGGCCGGGACTGA
- a CDS encoding ferritin has translation MIRDDVLDTKFHGLLRDQIRDEFTAAQQYTAIAVHFDGADLPQLAGFFYRQAVEERNHAMMFVRYLLDRGAEVEIPGVDPVRNGFDSAREAVALALDLERAVTENIVALAAAARDEHDYLGEQFMGWFLKEQVEEVATMTTLLRIAERAGDNLFHLEDYVARELGAGKADRTAPPAAGGTL, from the coding sequence ATGATTCGCGACGACGTCCTCGACACCAAGTTCCACGGCCTCCTGCGCGACCAGATCCGCGACGAGTTCACCGCCGCCCAGCAATACACCGCGATCGCGGTGCACTTCGACGGGGCCGACCTGCCGCAGCTGGCCGGGTTCTTCTACCGCCAGGCGGTCGAGGAGCGCAACCACGCGATGATGTTCGTCCGCTACCTGCTGGACCGCGGGGCCGAGGTTGAGATCCCCGGCGTGGACCCGGTCCGCAACGGCTTCGACTCCGCGCGCGAGGCGGTGGCCCTGGCCCTCGATCTGGAGCGCGCGGTCACGGAGAACATCGTCGCGCTGGCCGCCGCGGCCCGCGACGAGCACGACTATCTGGGCGAGCAGTTCATGGGCTGGTTCCTCAAGGAGCAGGTCGAGGAGGTCGCGACGATGACCACCCTGCTGCGCATCGCCGAGCGCGCCGGCGACAACCTGTTCCACCTCGAGGACTACGTCGCCCGCGAACTCGGGGCGGGTAAGGCCGACCGCACGGCCCCGCCCGCCGCGGGCGGCACCCTCTAA
- a CDS encoding rhodanese-like domain-containing protein, with product MDAVSQIQVSGLPTEFGSDVVLLDVREDDEWQRGHAPAAVHIPMGDVPARIAEIDSTKELFVICAAGGRSLQVAQYLQANGYQPVNVDGGMMAWQQSGRPVVTDSGAPGTV from the coding sequence ATGGATGCGGTATCGCAGATTCAGGTGAGCGGACTGCCGACGGAGTTCGGCAGCGACGTCGTCCTCCTCGACGTGCGAGAGGACGACGAATGGCAGCGGGGACACGCCCCGGCGGCCGTGCACATCCCGATGGGCGATGTGCCGGCCCGGATCGCCGAGATCGACTCGACCAAGGAACTGTTCGTGATCTGCGCGGCCGGGGGTCGGTCGCTGCAGGTCGCGCAGTACCTGCAGGCCAACGGGTACCAGCCGGTGAACGTCGACGGCGGGATGATGGCGTGGCAGCAGTCCGGTCGGCCGGTGGTCACCGATTCGGGTGCTCCCGGCACAGTCTGA